A section of the Thermogemmatispora onikobensis genome encodes:
- a CDS encoding carboxypeptidase M32, translating to MSSSSHAQQEQKALMPEFTRSHEEINALLGYLQEISDLAALGALAAWDQNTALPEEAGDVRGVQLATLQGVLHERWTAPELGRLIARLEKVVEHEPFTDADRALVREARREHEKATRLPRALVEEMARVEAASFEAWRRAREQNDFASFAPWLSRTVALQREVADRYGYRETRYDALLDLFEPGLTVRKLDALFAPVREVSLSLLKRIQEGGHSLDASCLYGHFPVEQQDALCKRFLQALGYDFKRGGLAHSPHPFTTSFGSPVDVRLTIHPQENFIASAVMATIHEGGHALYEQGCAPTLLRTPLAGGASMGVHESQSRLWENYIGSSEPFWRGHFHLLRAAFPEHFAALDAVTFSRALNKVEPSLIRIEADEVTYNLHIIIRYELERELINGGLAVESLPRLWNARYREYLGIEPDSDTNGVLQDVHWTSGFGYFPSYTLGNLYAAQIYYTLRQIFPDFDERLAGGDTSFILDWLRQHMYIYGMIYLPEDLIRRVTGEAPDARYFARYLNEKFGRLYELIS from the coding sequence ATGTCGTCGTCATCGCATGCACAGCAAGAACAAAAAGCGCTGATGCCGGAATTCACACGCTCGCATGAGGAGATCAATGCTCTGCTAGGCTATCTGCAGGAGATCTCTGACTTGGCGGCGCTTGGGGCGCTGGCGGCCTGGGACCAGAATACGGCCTTGCCGGAAGAAGCGGGAGATGTGCGTGGGGTCCAACTGGCGACCCTGCAGGGCGTGCTGCATGAGCGCTGGACTGCCCCCGAGCTGGGACGCCTGATAGCCAGGCTGGAAAAGGTAGTTGAGCACGAGCCTTTCACAGATGCCGATCGGGCCCTGGTGCGCGAAGCGCGGCGCGAACATGAAAAAGCCACGCGCCTTCCTCGTGCGCTCGTCGAGGAGATGGCTCGCGTCGAGGCTGCCAGTTTTGAAGCCTGGCGGCGGGCGCGCGAACAAAACGACTTTGCCAGCTTTGCACCCTGGCTGAGCCGCACGGTAGCTCTCCAGCGCGAGGTCGCCGATCGCTATGGCTATCGCGAGACGCGCTACGATGCCTTGCTGGACCTCTTCGAGCCAGGTCTGACTGTGCGCAAGCTCGATGCCCTCTTTGCCCCGGTGCGCGAGGTTAGCCTCTCCTTACTCAAGCGCATTCAGGAAGGTGGGCACAGCCTCGATGCTTCCTGTCTGTATGGACACTTTCCCGTGGAGCAGCAAGATGCCCTCTGCAAGCGTTTCCTGCAGGCCCTGGGCTACGATTTCAAGCGTGGTGGCCTGGCCCATTCGCCGCACCCATTCACCACCAGCTTTGGCAGCCCGGTTGATGTGCGCCTGACCATTCATCCCCAGGAAAACTTTATCGCCTCAGCGGTCATGGCCACGATTCATGAAGGCGGCCATGCTCTGTATGAGCAGGGGTGTGCCCCCACCCTCCTGCGCACTCCCCTGGCAGGAGGGGCCTCGATGGGTGTGCACGAATCGCAGTCCCGTCTCTGGGAAAACTACATTGGCAGCTCCGAGCCGTTCTGGCGAGGCCACTTCCACCTGCTGCGTGCGGCCTTCCCCGAGCACTTTGCGGCCCTCGATGCCGTCACCTTCTCGCGCGCTCTCAACAAAGTAGAGCCGAGCCTGATCCGCATTGAGGCCGACGAAGTTACCTATAATCTGCATATCATTATCCGCTACGAGCTAGAGCGTGAACTCATCAATGGAGGGCTGGCCGTTGAGTCCCTGCCGCGTCTGTGGAACGCCCGCTATCGTGAGTATCTCGGGATCGAGCCGGATAGCGATACGAACGGCGTCCTGCAAGATGTCCACTGGACAAGCGGCTTTGGCTACTTCCCCAGCTATACGCTCGGCAACCTCTATGCAGCCCAGATCTACTATACGCTGCGCCAGATCTTCCCGGACTTCGACGAGCGGCTGGCGGGAGGCGACACGTCTTTTATTCTTGACTGGCTACGCCAACATATGTATATCTATGGCATGATCTACCTGCCTGAAGATCTCATTCGGCGTGTAACGGGTGAAGCGCCCGATGCACGCTACTTTGCCCGCTATCTCAATGAGAAATTTGGCCGTCTCTATGAACTGATCAGCTGA
- a CDS encoding bifunctional transaldolase/phosoglucose isomerase, producing MTAQQEPEPQFEAESALQELVRTGLERLTAEGVARRIWERDASLWKTDRAVQQEIRERLGWLTVANTMQERLQEIEDLVEAVRQDGYRYAVLLGMGGSSLCPEVLRLTFGVAPGYLDLFVLDTTDPDTIRAVEERIDPGKTLFIVASKSGETIETLSHFRYFWQRVSELGGEGGAHFIAITDPGTSLERLAHDHRFRHVFANPPDIGGRYSALSFFGLVPGALIGVDVKQLLTRAQEAMSRCSASQPVADNPGLRLGTMLGALGTQGRDKITFVLSPAIASYGYWVEQLIAESTGKEGRGLLPVEGEALGAPSVYGNDRLFVYLRLEGDDNAALDEGLARLQAAGQPLVRFQLADRYDLGAQFFIWELATAVAGIFLQINAFDQPNVQESKDNTARLLERFRREGKLPELEPVISEGALRVYGRRMGEGKEGLDSYLQAFLDQVRPGDYIALMAYVQRSEVNESALQALRLRLRDRYRVATTLGYGPRFLHSTGQLHKGGPNNGVFIQITGDVKQDVPIPGESYTFGILKEAQALGDLFALSAHERRNIRIAIGGDLAAGLQALAQRLAPVETQGDGQPSH from the coding sequence GTGACAGCACAACAGGAGCCAGAGCCACAATTTGAGGCCGAAAGTGCTCTTCAAGAGCTGGTACGTACGGGACTGGAGCGACTCACCGCCGAGGGTGTCGCGCGACGCATCTGGGAACGTGATGCCAGCCTCTGGAAGACTGACCGTGCCGTCCAGCAGGAGATTCGCGAGCGACTCGGTTGGCTGACCGTTGCCAACACCATGCAGGAGCGACTGCAGGAGATCGAGGACCTCGTAGAAGCGGTGCGCCAAGACGGCTATCGCTATGCTGTGCTGCTGGGCATGGGAGGAAGCAGCCTCTGCCCCGAGGTCCTGCGCCTGACCTTCGGCGTCGCGCCCGGCTACCTGGACCTGTTTGTGCTCGACACCACCGATCCTGACACCATTCGCGCCGTCGAGGAGCGCATTGACCCTGGCAAAACGCTGTTCATAGTGGCCTCCAAGTCGGGCGAGACCATCGAGACGCTCTCACACTTCCGCTACTTCTGGCAGCGGGTCAGCGAGCTGGGTGGCGAGGGCGGCGCGCACTTTATCGCCATCACCGACCCTGGCACCTCGCTAGAGCGGCTGGCCCATGACCATCGCTTCCGCCATGTCTTCGCCAATCCTCCCGACATAGGTGGGCGCTACTCGGCGCTCTCCTTCTTCGGCCTGGTGCCTGGTGCCCTGATTGGCGTCGACGTCAAGCAGCTACTGACTCGTGCCCAAGAAGCCATGAGCCGCTGTAGCGCCAGCCAGCCAGTCGCGGACAATCCCGGTCTGCGGCTGGGGACCATGCTAGGGGCCCTGGGCACACAAGGGCGCGACAAGATCACCTTTGTGCTCTCGCCGGCTATTGCCAGCTACGGCTACTGGGTTGAGCAGCTCATCGCTGAGAGCACCGGTAAAGAGGGGCGTGGTCTCCTGCCGGTCGAAGGGGAAGCCCTGGGAGCTCCCTCTGTCTATGGCAACGACCGTCTCTTCGTCTACCTGCGGCTGGAGGGCGACGACAACGCCGCCCTCGATGAGGGTCTGGCGCGTCTACAAGCAGCGGGTCAGCCGCTGGTGCGCTTCCAGCTGGCCGACCGTTACGACCTGGGCGCTCAGTTCTTCATCTGGGAGCTAGCCACAGCGGTCGCTGGCATCTTCCTGCAAATCAACGCCTTCGATCAACCGAACGTCCAGGAGAGCAAAGACAACACCGCGCGCCTCCTGGAGCGCTTCCGTCGGGAAGGGAAGCTTCCCGAGCTAGAGCCAGTTATCAGCGAAGGAGCGCTGCGCGTCTACGGCAGAAGGATGGGAGAGGGGAAGGAAGGACTGGATAGCTACCTGCAAGCCTTCCTCGATCAGGTACGTCCAGGCGACTACATTGCCCTCATGGCCTACGTACAGCGTAGCGAAGTCAATGAAAGCGCCCTGCAGGCGCTGCGTCTGCGCCTGCGCGATCGCTACCGCGTTGCGACAACGCTTGGCTATGGTCCGCGTTTCCTGCACTCGACCGGCCAGCTACACAAAGGCGGGCCTAACAACGGCGTGTTTATCCAGATCACCGGTGATGTGAAGCAGGATGTCCCCATTCCGGGCGAGTCCTATACCTTTGGTATTCTCAAAGAAGCGCAGGCTTTGGGCGACCTCTTCGCCCTCTCGGCGCACGAGCGACGCAACATCCGCATTGCTATCGGAGGTGATCTGGCTGCCGGCCTGCAGGCCCTTGCACAACGGCTGGCCCCCGTAGAGACGCAAGGCGACGGACAGCCCTCGCACTGA
- a CDS encoding GlcG/HbpS family heme-binding protein: MAENSFQKPSITIEAAHRLVAAAEAKAREIGVPMCIAICDADGTLKAFSRMDGAPLLSVQIAQDKAYTAISFGGMATHEWFDFIRNDPPLLHGIIKTDRLIVFGGGFAIKTAEGIIGGIGVSGGHYTQDMEVAQAALAAL, from the coding sequence ATGGCCGAGAACAGCTTTCAGAAGCCGAGTATTACGATCGAAGCCGCCCATCGCCTTGTCGCCGCCGCAGAGGCGAAAGCTCGTGAAATCGGCGTGCCGATGTGCATCGCTATCTGCGACGCCGATGGTACGTTGAAAGCTTTTAGCCGCATGGATGGGGCCCCACTCTTGAGTGTCCAGATCGCTCAGGATAAGGCCTATACGGCGATCAGCTTTGGAGGCATGGCCACCCATGAGTGGTTTGATTTTATTAGGAATGATCCGCCTTTGCTGCATGGGATCATCAAGACGGATCGCTTGATCGTCTTCGGCGGCGGCTTCGCTATTAAGACCGCTGAGGGGATTATCGGCGGGATCGGCGTCAGCGGCGGGCACTACACCCAGGACATGGAAGTGGCTCAGGCAGCTCTGGCCGCTCTCTAG
- the tal gene encoding transaldolase — MANPLLQLKDYGQSVWYDNIDRAQLESGEFKRLLEEDGITGVTANPTIFDKAISSGHAYDAQIEELIREGKEVEEIYDALVVRDVQTVADLLRPIYERSAGVDGYVSLEVSPDLAHDTEGTLAAVRRYWQLVNRPNLMIKIPATPEGLPAIQQALTEGYNINITLIFSIQTYREVTEAYLTALENRNAEGQDISSIASVASFFVSRVDTLVDKLLEEKIKASNDPDEQARLRSLEGKAAIANARLVYQEFKRIFGSPRFAALRQLGAHVQRPLWASTSTKNPAYRDVLYAEELIGPDTVDTMPYETIEKFRDHGRVRYSIEDDLDGARALFKELEQLGISYEAVTQQLLDEGVQKFADSYHQLLNSIRARQQALKERQVSR, encoded by the coding sequence ATGGCAAATCCCTTGTTACAACTCAAGGACTACGGACAGAGTGTTTGGTACGACAACATTGACCGGGCGCAGCTTGAATCTGGCGAATTCAAACGTCTCCTGGAGGAAGACGGTATTACCGGGGTCACAGCCAACCCCACCATCTTCGACAAAGCCATCAGCAGTGGTCACGCCTACGATGCCCAGATCGAGGAGCTGATTCGGGAAGGGAAAGAGGTCGAAGAGATCTACGATGCCCTCGTCGTGCGTGACGTTCAGACCGTTGCCGATCTGCTGCGGCCCATCTACGAGCGCAGCGCCGGCGTTGACGGCTACGTCAGCCTGGAGGTCTCGCCGGACCTCGCTCACGATACCGAGGGGACGCTGGCCGCGGTCCGCCGCTACTGGCAGCTCGTCAATCGACCGAACCTCATGATCAAGATCCCGGCCACCCCTGAAGGGCTGCCCGCCATTCAGCAGGCGCTGACCGAGGGCTACAATATCAACATCACCCTCATTTTCTCGATCCAGACCTATCGCGAGGTAACTGAAGCCTACCTGACGGCGCTCGAGAATCGCAACGCCGAAGGCCAGGACATCAGCAGCATTGCCTCGGTCGCCAGCTTCTTCGTCAGTCGTGTGGACACGCTGGTCGACAAGCTGCTGGAAGAAAAGATCAAGGCGAGCAACGACCCTGACGAGCAGGCCCGGCTCCGCTCCCTGGAGGGGAAGGCGGCCATTGCCAACGCGCGCCTGGTCTATCAGGAATTCAAGCGCATCTTTGGCTCGCCGCGCTTTGCGGCCCTGCGCCAGCTCGGGGCCCATGTACAGCGTCCGCTGTGGGCCAGCACGAGTACGAAGAACCCGGCCTACCGCGACGTCCTCTACGCGGAGGAGCTCATTGGCCCCGACACAGTCGACACCATGCCCTACGAGACCATCGAAAAGTTCCGCGATCATGGGCGAGTGCGCTACAGCATCGAGGACGACCTTGATGGCGCGCGCGCACTGTTCAAGGAACTGGAGCAGCTCGGCATCTCCTACGAGGCGGTGACTCAGCAGCTGCTCGATGAGGGTGTGCAGAAGTTTGCCGACTCCTACCACCAGTTGCTCAATAGCATTCGCGCCCGTCAGCAGGCGCTCAAAGAGAGGCAGGTTTCGCGGTGA
- the zwf gene encoding glucose-6-phosphate dehydrogenase gives MPQRSAVEAPNPLREGLRIKHSPEPCAMVIFGATGDLTHRKLLPALYNLALEHPLPAGFSVIGFARRPYTDEQFREQAFEAINEYSRQKPINQQVWESFASGIFYLQSDFHNQAGYEKLNALLNRLDRERGTGGNRIFYLSTPPSQYPEIIQRLGAAGLNKSRKGWTRIIIEKPFGHDLASARELNRQVLRVFKEEQVYRIDHYLGKETVQNILVFRLANGIFEPVWNRRYVDHVQITVAENIGLEGRAAYYEEAGAIRDMVQNHMMQLLTLVAMEPPIAFDATAVRDEKVKVLHALQPLQGQNALLNTVRGQYTAGWMNGRLVPGYTEEPGVRPDSSTETYVALKVFVDNWRWADVPFYLRTGKRLPKRVTEIAIQFKQPPSMFWQRSNIQGQIEPNVIVLRIQPDEGISLRFGAKVPGTEMQIRSVNMDFFYGSSFMRPQPEAYERLLLDCMLGDSTLFTRRDEVEAAWEFIQGILDAWAEAPRETIHPYEAGTWGPQAADEFIWRDGRRWRRP, from the coding sequence ATGCCTCAACGCAGCGCGGTCGAGGCGCCCAATCCCCTACGCGAGGGGCTGCGTATCAAGCACAGCCCGGAGCCCTGCGCGATGGTGATTTTTGGGGCGACTGGCGATCTAACCCATCGGAAACTCTTGCCTGCTCTCTACAACCTGGCCCTGGAGCACCCGCTACCGGCAGGCTTTTCCGTCATAGGATTTGCGCGCCGGCCCTACACTGACGAGCAATTCCGGGAGCAGGCCTTTGAAGCCATCAACGAGTACTCGCGCCAGAAGCCCATCAATCAGCAGGTCTGGGAGAGCTTTGCGTCCGGCATCTTCTACCTGCAGTCTGACTTTCACAACCAGGCGGGCTATGAAAAGCTGAATGCCCTGCTCAACCGGCTGGATCGAGAGCGTGGCACAGGTGGCAACCGCATCTTCTACCTATCGACGCCGCCGAGCCAGTATCCTGAGATCATCCAGCGCCTGGGCGCCGCTGGTCTCAACAAGAGCCGCAAAGGCTGGACACGCATCATCATTGAAAAGCCCTTTGGGCATGATCTGGCCTCGGCTCGCGAGCTGAACCGGCAGGTGCTGCGTGTCTTCAAAGAGGAGCAGGTCTATCGCATCGACCACTACCTGGGCAAAGAGACGGTTCAGAACATACTGGTTTTCCGTCTGGCCAACGGTATCTTCGAGCCGGTCTGGAATCGCCGCTACGTGGACCATGTCCAGATCACCGTAGCGGAGAACATTGGCCTTGAGGGGCGAGCGGCCTACTACGAAGAAGCGGGTGCTATTCGCGACATGGTCCAGAACCACATGATGCAGTTGCTGACCCTGGTCGCGATGGAGCCGCCGATTGCCTTTGATGCCACGGCAGTGCGCGACGAGAAGGTCAAAGTGCTGCATGCTCTGCAGCCGCTGCAGGGGCAGAACGCCCTTCTCAACACCGTTCGCGGCCAGTACACTGCTGGTTGGATGAACGGGCGGCTGGTGCCTGGCTATACCGAGGAGCCGGGTGTGCGGCCCGATTCCTCCACCGAGACCTATGTGGCCCTCAAGGTCTTTGTTGACAACTGGCGCTGGGCCGATGTTCCTTTCTACCTGCGCACTGGCAAGCGCCTGCCCAAGCGCGTCACTGAAATCGCCATTCAGTTCAAGCAGCCGCCTTCGATGTTCTGGCAGCGCAGCAACATTCAAGGGCAAATCGAGCCGAACGTCATCGTATTGCGCATCCAGCCAGACGAAGGCATCTCGTTGCGCTTTGGGGCCAAAGTGCCGGGCACCGAGATGCAGATCCGCTCGGTCAACATGGACTTCTTCTACGGCTCATCCTTTATGCGTCCGCAGCCGGAGGCCTATGAGCGGCTGCTGCTCGATTGCATGCTGGGTGACTCCACGCTCTTTACCCGCCGTGACGAGGTAGAAGCGGCCTGGGAGTTCATCCAGGGCATTCTGGATGCCTGGGCGGAGGCGCCGCGCGAGACCATTCATCCGTATGAGGCAGGCACCTGGGGACCCCAGGCTGCCGACGAATTCATCTGGCGTGATGGGCGCCGCTGGCGACGGCCCTAG
- a CDS encoding glucose-6-phosphate dehydrogenase assembly protein OpcA encodes MTVDLDLSPGTRSLWAGKAIPWEHLEEEVALLWKMAADNMRIGQNMSVRTSVLNLVICVPSVARARYASNLLRDLLSTHIARVIILILEDDRDAPASVATWVTLRSFPVISDLTRHHFEQITALLTGPVVGHSAALLQRLVRPDLPIYLWWLDEPPASGDPLGSLAAISQRLIVDSASFQAPGPALRRLASLLETYPACAISDLNWGRLTPLRQLVAQFFDGQEYRPYFEGIQRIEIEHAVLSASDDQNHLPSPAISAAGGRSQRLQEPARALLMGSWLKERLTWRRVACSASCPGSSESLPPGAYHWCLENGAGQPTRLDIRPRREGEVPPGTICLLRLTSRLANQQALFSISRLPGDSSDHVLTSIELEQEQPRQRTLSLNEQRQESQLLVDELEITGHDDQFERILQELAALLT; translated from the coding sequence ATGACTGTGGACCTCGACCTATCCCCGGGGACACGCTCGCTGTGGGCCGGCAAGGCTATTCCCTGGGAGCATCTAGAGGAAGAAGTGGCTTTGCTCTGGAAAATGGCCGCCGATAACATGCGCATCGGCCAGAACATGAGCGTACGCACCAGCGTGCTCAACCTGGTGATCTGTGTGCCATCGGTTGCGCGCGCACGCTACGCCAGCAACCTGCTGCGCGATCTGCTGAGCACGCATATCGCGCGTGTCATCATTCTCATTCTCGAAGATGATCGCGACGCACCGGCCTCGGTCGCGACCTGGGTGACCCTGCGCAGCTTCCCAGTCATTTCAGACCTGACTCGCCACCACTTTGAGCAGATTACCGCCCTTCTGACCGGGCCTGTTGTTGGGCATAGCGCTGCCTTGTTGCAAAGGCTGGTCAGGCCGGACCTGCCGATCTACCTCTGGTGGCTTGATGAGCCTCCGGCGAGCGGCGATCCTCTGGGTTCGCTGGCTGCTATCAGCCAACGGCTCATCGTCGATTCAGCCAGCTTTCAGGCGCCGGGGCCAGCTCTGCGTCGCCTGGCCTCGCTGTTAGAGACTTATCCTGCCTGTGCCATCAGCGACCTGAACTGGGGACGTCTGACGCCGCTGCGCCAGCTTGTCGCCCAATTCTTCGACGGCCAGGAGTATCGACCGTACTTTGAAGGTATCCAGCGCATCGAAATCGAGCACGCCGTCCTTAGCGCCTCTGACGACCAGAATCACCTGCCGTCGCCAGCGATCTCAGCTGCTGGCGGGCGCTCTCAGCGCCTCCAGGAGCCTGCCCGCGCCCTATTGATGGGAAGCTGGCTCAAGGAGCGTCTCACCTGGCGTCGCGTCGCCTGCAGCGCCTCCTGTCCTGGCAGCAGCGAGAGCCTGCCACCGGGCGCCTATCACTGGTGTCTGGAGAATGGTGCCGGGCAGCCGACCCGGCTGGATATCCGCCCGCGTCGCGAAGGCGAAGTTCCCCCTGGTACCATCTGCCTTCTGCGCCTCACGAGTCGATTGGCGAACCAGCAGGCGCTCTTCAGCATCAGCCGCCTTCCTGGCGACAGCAGCGATCACGTGCTGACCTCCATTGAACTAGAGCAGGAGCAACCGCGCCAGCGCACCCTCAGCCTCAACGAGCAGCGTCAGGAAAGCCAGCTCCTGGTCGATGAGCTAGAGATCACCGGCCATGATGACCAATTCGAAAGAATTCTGCAGGAACTGGCGGCCTTACTGACTTAA
- a CDS encoding EamA family transporter, which yields MSIQVLALLVCAGLMHSSWNLLSKGGKDRQVFIWLAICSASLLCLLPFLLLYHAVSPHVWPLIALSAALEATYYLLLGAAYRYGDLSLVYPLARGSAPLFVTVIALLALGEHLSFVGGVGILLIVSGIYVVHLRAFAWRELTAPLRRLREPAALLALLCGLSIAGYSTVDKVGLRYAAPLTYIYLVFVLSALYLLPYMLLTRRAAVQAEWQTHAPRIVLAGALALLSYLLVLFALRQTQVSYIASARELSVVFAALMGTAILHESFGRQKVVGSLLIFAGILCIALQP from the coding sequence ATGAGTATCCAGGTCCTCGCGCTCTTAGTCTGTGCTGGCCTCATGCACAGTAGCTGGAATCTCCTTTCGAAGGGGGGAAAGGATCGGCAGGTTTTCATCTGGCTAGCGATCTGTTCCGCTTCTCTGCTTTGCTTGCTGCCATTTCTGTTGCTTTATCATGCGGTGTCGCCCCATGTCTGGCCGCTGATTGCTCTTTCAGCAGCGTTGGAGGCCACTTACTACTTGCTGCTGGGAGCTGCCTATCGTTACGGCGATCTTTCGCTGGTCTATCCTTTGGCGCGTGGCAGCGCTCCGCTGTTTGTGACCGTGATTGCCCTCCTGGCTCTGGGCGAGCACCTGTCGTTTGTTGGGGGCGTAGGTATCCTCTTGATCGTGAGTGGAATCTACGTGGTGCACCTGCGCGCTTTTGCCTGGCGCGAGCTGACCGCGCCGCTGCGGCGGCTACGCGAACCGGCAGCTTTGCTGGCCCTGCTCTGTGGCTTGAGTATCGCCGGCTACTCGACGGTTGATAAGGTCGGTTTGCGCTACGCTGCGCCTCTCACCTATATCTATCTCGTTTTCGTGCTCTCGGCTCTCTATCTGCTCCCTTACATGCTCCTGACCCGCCGCGCAGCGGTGCAGGCTGAATGGCAGACCCATGCCCCGCGGATCGTGCTGGCCGGCGCCCTGGCCCTGCTCTCTTACCTGCTGGTCCTTTTCGCCCTTCGGCAAACGCAGGTCAGCTATATTGCGTCCGCGCGCGAACTCTCGGTTGTCTTTGCCGCTCTGATGGGTACGGCTATCCTGCACGAGTCCTTTGGGAGGCAGAAAGTGGTCGGCTCGCTGCTGATCTTCGCCGGCATTCTGTGCATCGCTCTCCAGCCATGA
- a CDS encoding isocitrate lyase/PEP mutase family protein yields MRVTTRLRQLLAGPELVVAPGAYDALSARLIAQAGFSAVYMTGFGTSASVLGMPDVGLLTMSEMVSRAAALAAVTGETPLIADADTGYGNPLNVRRTVREYERAGVAGLHLEDQVWPKKCGHMEGKQVIPMEEMVQKVRAAVEARQDPDFVIIARTDAGAVLGFEEALRRGRAYREAGADVIFIEAPRTMEELRAIVQAFPDVPLLFNWAQSGKTPPLSLSEIRELGFKLVLFPVALLFTATHAMLRLLEGLKRGETPTAFADQSVSFQQFTELVGLPSIQELEARYGVRQETAPHPRQG; encoded by the coding sequence ATGCGAGTGACAACGCGCTTGCGTCAGTTATTGGCCGGCCCCGAGCTGGTGGTAGCCCCCGGGGCGTACGATGCTTTGAGCGCGCGACTGATCGCCCAGGCCGGTTTCTCTGCGGTCTATATGACGGGCTTCGGGACGTCAGCAAGCGTGCTCGGCATGCCCGATGTGGGCCTGCTGACAATGAGTGAGATGGTGAGCCGCGCGGCGGCCCTGGCAGCAGTGACCGGCGAGACGCCGCTGATTGCTGATGCCGATACGGGCTATGGCAATCCCCTGAATGTGCGCCGGACGGTACGCGAGTATGAGCGGGCCGGCGTGGCCGGACTGCATCTTGAAGATCAGGTCTGGCCGAAGAAGTGTGGCCATATGGAGGGGAAGCAGGTCATCCCAATGGAGGAGATGGTTCAGAAGGTGCGCGCCGCAGTGGAAGCCCGTCAAGACCCCGATTTTGTGATCATTGCGCGCACCGACGCAGGGGCAGTGCTCGGTTTTGAGGAGGCACTGCGCCGCGGACGAGCTTACCGCGAGGCGGGAGCCGACGTGATCTTCATTGAGGCCCCCCGCACGATGGAGGAGCTGCGAGCCATTGTGCAGGCTTTCCCCGATGTCCCCTTGCTCTTTAATTGGGCCCAGAGCGGCAAGACGCCCCCGCTCTCTTTGAGTGAGATTCGGGAGTTGGGCTTTAAGCTGGTACTTTTCCCCGTTGCCTTGCTTTTTACGGCCACTCATGCCATGCTTCGCCTCCTGGAAGGGCTGAAGCGAGGTGAGACGCCGACGGCTTTCGCAGATCAGTCGGTGAGCTTCCAACAGTTTACCGAACTGGTCGGCCTGCCCTCCATCCAGGAGCTGGAGGCTCGCTATGGGGTGCGTCAGGAGACCGCTCCACACCCCAGGCAGGGCTGA
- a CDS encoding CAP domain-containing protein, whose amino-acid sequence MLSKKPLALLLLLLLIWLTGCASGPATGPASSGKGSTAQGSSTPTLQGTPQTTATVSGGMGAATPISITGHGEATATPGATARGHSTPSPGPTSSGRSGSGSSATPVPTLAPGGSGPYGTPPAETSQESQLRQQLFALINHDRANQGLPAYTLDGTLSAGARLHSWNMAHCGLSHACPGEAAPCDRISAEGITWNVCGENVGYASASPDAWGGVQLIESSMLNEQPPNDGHRRNLLSSSFHRVGIGIYLDSQGYVWVTEDFTN is encoded by the coding sequence GTGCTGAGCAAGAAGCCATTGGCGCTGCTGTTGCTCTTGCTGCTGATCTGGCTAACGGGATGCGCAAGCGGACCGGCAACAGGACCGGCCTCGTCAGGGAAGGGGTCAACAGCCCAAGGGAGCAGCACACCAACCTTGCAGGGAACACCACAGACGACAGCCACCGTTTCCGGAGGCATGGGAGCCGCTACTCCCATTAGCATTACGGGTCATGGGGAGGCCACAGCAACGCCAGGCGCCACAGCTCGGGGGCACTCGACGCCTTCGCCAGGACCTACTTCTTCGGGCCGCTCTGGCTCTGGCTCCTCAGCCACGCCTGTTCCAACCCTGGCGCCAGGTGGCAGCGGTCCGTATGGAACACCACCCGCGGAGACCAGTCAGGAAAGTCAGCTACGGCAGCAGCTCTTTGCCCTGATCAATCATGATCGGGCCAACCAGGGCTTGCCAGCCTATACCCTGGATGGCACACTCTCTGCTGGCGCCCGCCTGCACAGCTGGAACATGGCGCACTGCGGGCTCAGCCATGCCTGCCCTGGCGAAGCCGCTCCTTGCGACCGCATCAGCGCCGAGGGGATCACCTGGAATGTGTGCGGGGAGAATGTGGGCTATGCTTCAGCCTCACCCGATGCCTGGGGCGGGGTGCAGCTTATCGAGAGCAGCATGCTCAACGAGCAGCCCCCCAATGACGGACACCGTCGCAATCTGCTCAGTAGCTCCTTCCACCGCGTTGGTATCGGCATCTATCTCGATAGCCAGGGCTACGTTTGGGTGACTGAAGATTTCACCAATTAG